The genomic stretch TTTATATGCAGTCTTTGATTCAATCAGGAATAGTATATTGAACATCTTTTCCTTAGATGCAGCTTTTCTAGAGGCATTTGAATATGGTTTTAGGAAGTTGTCAAGCATAACATTGATTTTACCTCATTCACTTCCATCTTTGATGTTTGTAATAAGAGTTGGAGCCTTTAGTGCAAGATAGTAATATACTCTACAATAGTCAACATATTCAATTGCATTTGGATCACTAGAAACAATTATAGATTTAAGAACATTAAGACCAACTCCCATAATGTTATGTTCTCTATTATTGCGAATGTGCAGTTATCAGGCAATCACACTAAAGTCACTGTCTCTTCTATGCAAGATTTTGTGATCCTCAAGACCTTCAATGTCACAACTCATCATCCAAATGCTCCTAGAATCTCGGTGGTTATCTGGCATTCCCCTATGGTTGGATGGATAAAATGTAATACTAATGGCTCTTCTTTGGGGAGCCCTAGCCTCTCTGCACGTGGTGGCCTTTTTAGAAACAATTTTGATGAGTGTAAGGGTTATTTCGCACTCAACCTAGGTATTTCCAACTCTCTTTATGTAGAGACCATGGGAGTCATCATGGAAGTAGAGATAGTCTTTAACAAGAACTAACATCATCTGTAGATAGAATGTGACTTTATGTTAGTTACCCTTGCTTTAATTACCCTAACATCATTCCTACTAACCATAGAAACATATGGAACAATTTCTTAGTCAAGCTTAGAtccatgaatttttttatttctcaTATTTACATATAAGGAAACCACTTTACAGACACTCTTACGAATGAAGATTTATCTTTGTCTGACTTTACTTGGTGGATTTCAACCCAATTGTAATTAGAGAGGGTCTAGTCAAGATTAGGCTTGGACTCCCTTACTATAGGTTTTTCTAGTTTCCGTAAGGGTTTGACTCCCCCATTGCCTTTGTATTTCTCTCGtatttatattcgtttttttggGTTTCCTTTTCATAAGCACACCAgcttaaaaaatagttttaaaacaaCAACTAAACGTGACTTGTAAAACACTATTAATATTAAAGCCATTAAATGACTTTTTAAATAGTTCAAATGTAGGTATGACAACTGAGTGGAGGCCCGATTTTCAGCATTATCAGTCTCTTCATCCTCTCTATATCACCTTTGTTCCCGCCTCTATATACCTCCCCCGTCCCAAATTTATTGGAGATGATTATCAAACATTTGTTGTCGCCTTCAATAGGTGACAATTTTTCCCGTCTCACccccaaaaataataatttttcataaaaataaaacatgtttACTTATTTTCGAACTTCATATTTAACTTTTTCAATCAcatacaaaattaaatattaaatcatACAACTTATAAATACAAGAGTAATCATACAACATAAACTAATCATacaacttattttttaaaaattaaaattttaaatattaaattatcaaaacaacGTACTATTTTAATAAGGGTAAGTGTGAAATAAATATAATGATAACTTATTTCTTGCACCCGTCTCcaaataattgatttttattcattaaattcTAAATAATTTATGGATTCTAATTTTGTTGCCTTAGTTATTCAAATGATCTATACATTAAAAATGAGATTAATACGGATTGTTAGTTGTTTTAGTGATGATTGATGCTGAATTTCATATGGATGACTATAGTTTCATTCCCCGCAACTACAATCAAGAGAGGGCAAGAATCATTTGATGTCATAACTGACTCCATAACCAAATTAGACTGTCCAGTGGACCGGATTCTGATGGTAAAAAAATTTGAGATTAGTTTTCATGTCCGATTtgtataagaaaaagaaaaatgctAACGAACGTCCTTGAGACACACtcgttaagagattaaaaaggtaagttgaacattgtttaatagattaaaaagataagtttttttttacCTAAAATATGTGTATTCTATgtattgaaaatataaataattaatttttctaaagaataatgtgtattcaatgcattgaatttagaatattttcattattttgaaTGCTTAACAAATATTCTGGGGCACTAACCAATCGTTATtcgttagttggtctagtggtgattctagacttggtagggagaaccacggttcgatcccccgcaactacgatcAGGAGGGGgttggaaccacttgatgtcagaactgatCCCCGAACCAGACTAaaccaaacaaaaataaaatgttcCGCTAAATCAATTCAATTGATAGTTGTACAAAAATATTAGAGTGCAGGATTATAGATTCGAAGAATAACCATGAGATATTCACACACAGAATTATGAATAATAGAGTTCGAATTATTTCATCTAATCTAATAAATATCgctttttttcatttgaattATAATTTGCAGCCAAAATAAATTTACTTTAAGTCAAACCATTTTATTCATCTAGCGTtcactgatattataaatcaaacaAGTCtatccttaaaaaaaaaaaaaaaactcaaattcaaATCCTACACTGCTACACAACCTTAAAACTCTTCAATATTGCCTTTAAACTCTAGATACCTAACGGCAATCAAATCAATAATATTGTTAACCACTCTCATCTAATAATGTCACAATTTAATAATTACAAATTCGTGTATTGCCACTCATTTTTTAGGTTGTATATTGATAGTGTTttaacatttaataaaaaaaaaaattttgatcATTTTGACATGTTACATTGATGTGtaaacaatttttaattttttatagtaaaaacatattataacatatataaaatctcatataaattataagaattaaaaattagaatcccatataaattaaaaatatatcttaaatatttataagattccatataaatttaaaatatctcTTAAATATTTACAGGATTctgtataaattaaaaatatatcttaaatatttaaaaatccaatataatataaatatctaTATTCTTCAAATAAAAAATCTCTTAAATATTTATAGGATTctgtataatttaaaaataatatcttaaatatttataaatccattataatataaatatctatattcttcaaataaaaaatatataagataTCGTATAAATTATCTATTACTATATATAATGGCAAAATATGGTTTTGATGTAGCCTATTTTTAttccaattatattatttttattttttgtttttatcttcaatttcttttttaCTATATGTTATATGGTGGTTTTTATATTGCtttcattctattttttttttattttataaataattaaaataaaaaataaacatatacaaaatattgtttatattttcaCCCGCTTGCATTAAAGAAAACAGACAGACGGGCACTTGAGTGCTCGTCCACGTGTAAAATTTAGACAGTTAATCAATCACAATtatgtatttaattaaatcattcttttatttttttttaatttaatgataTGACAGATTGATAGTTTTTTATTGGATGGcagtataaaactattttacactgtcagtgtatatcCATTAAATCCTTAGCAAAACCAAATAAtatcataatattaaaataatacagattatatatatatatatatatatatatatatatatatatatatatatatatatatatatatatatatatatatatagggcatatcatatgagaatgacatatttatatgagaatgtgagaatgaatctgaaccattggattttaaaataaatggtggagattatatatgaatcttttttttttctctctcatgcatcttgaaataaatgaagtaggagaaaaaaaagattcatatataatctccaccatttattttaaaatccaatggttcagattcattatcacattctcatataaatatgtcattctcatatgatatgccctatatatatatatatatatatatatatatatatatatatatatatatatatatatatatatatatatatatatatatatatatatatatatatatatatatatatatatatatatatatatatattataaaattatctCAAACATCTATAAACATAGTTTAATATACTCATGAATATCCTTCAAATATGATAAGTATAGACTTTCGTATAAATTATAttcttaaaattaaaacatttatcatagaaaaacattataaaactaTTGTTACAATCATTGAAATACATTCCATTTTTAGGCAAATCTTATGCAAATTAGTTCAGACAATGTTCCTTAGCAAAATTACATCGATATCccattttggaaaaacaaaagaaaatgcaTTGATCTaggtgaaaaaaaatattttctttcttcttcaagaTGATTTGATTTCCTTACTTTCTcaaataattaaatcataaatgcaCAATTTAAAGGATTTAGTTATTGCCATTCAAGAAAATAGAAAATCAACACTAAATTAAGTGTATCaacaaagtaaaataaaatcacaaataaaatatttttccaagtaacttgattttttttacaaCACTTAAATTTGATTTgtgatttaattaataaatttatttataatttaaataaaatatagtatatttatatattaattaacaaatcaaatataaattttttagatttatcttcaaatatttgaaatatttatggCAAGAATCAAGAAAGTAgaaacatttttttcaaaaaaatcaagaatcAAGAAACATTAATAGAAAGATActatttttcaaacaaaaaaccaaGTTTAAGGTAACAGAATCAGTGACACTATCAAAACATTAACATCGTATAAAAATTTCAACTTTCTTCgaaattttttgaatttatgattcttgttcTCTTTTGTTGGTATCTAACAAGAAAGGAAAGTTTATAATCACTACAATCCATCTTGGGTCACACGTTGTCTCAATCATCCCTTTTATCTCTCCATTGTTTCATggtaacttttatatatatagttCAAGATTCTCTAACTTTTCTCAATCCTTATTGTCTTTGTCTTGTCAACAAAAAATCTTccttaaaaatcactttttttggTTCTGTTGCATAGATTCtgattttggatttttggattaGCAGAAAATGACTTTGGTGGGGGATGAACATAAGaagaatgaaaagtttcctaTTGGAATGAGAGTTCTTGCTGTTGATGATGACAGAACATGTCtcatgattttgaagaaacttctCCTTAAGTGTCAATATCATGGTATTGTTTAGATTTGATTAAATCatatttcagatttttattttgattttgatcTATCACATGATTTGGTTTTTAaagtttgtgatttttttaaaatttcttttctgTGATCTTCTGTTATTTCatagattttattatatgttACTATGATATGTTACTGATAGTATCTGTATGGTTGTGAATTTTTTGCAGTAACTACGGCTGAAAATGCGATAGACGCGCTGAATTTGTTGAGAGAAAACAAAAAGAATTTCGACTTAGTAATCAGTAATGTTCATATGCCAGATATGGATGGATTTAAGCTTCTTGAGCTTATTGGACTTGAGATGGATTTACCTGTCATAAGTATGCAAATTCTTCGATCTTATGTTATTGATCGAATTAATCGGATTTGACTTTAGAGTGACGCTAATGTTAAATGTGTTTTGGTTTCAGTGTTTTCTGCGAATGATGATCCGAAGATGGTGATGAAAGGGATTACTCATGGTGCTTGTGATTATCTGCTGAAACCTGTTAGATTGAAAGAGGTGCAAATTATTTGGCAGCATGTGATTAGGAAGAAGAAAAGTAAAAGAAGCAATTCGGATAGCGTAAATGGAGTAGATTCGGCTGTGACAGGAAGTTCGGATAAAAATGTAAGGCCGCCTAgaaaaagaaaggataagaaggaagaggaggaggaggaggaggagaatgaagatgatgatgatgacgatgaggATCCATCGGCGCAGAAGAAGGCTCGAGTTGTTTGGGATGCTGAATTGCACCGCATGTTTGTTTCAGCTGTTAATCAATTAGGCATCGACAGTATGTTCTTCCCTCTTATGTTCTACCTATTCTATGAATTTTTTCGATATTGCACCATTTTTCTAAAGGTAGTTGTTATTTTGCTCGCAGAGGCTGTGCCGAAAAAGATTCTTGATTTGATGAATGTTGAAAAGCTTACAAGGGAGAATGTGGCCAGCCATCTCCAGGTACTTTTTCTTATCTGATATGAGAGAGTCATTCGAGAGAGTCGCACAGTTAAATGTAACCAAATGTGTCAGTGTCATATTTGTGTCATGCACACTAACACATACACTATATACGGGACACATACACTTGAATATAACCACATGTGTCAGTGTCATATCAATGTCAAGCTCACTCACACAGACACCAGATACGAGACAAACACTTGAATGTAACCACATGTGTCTTATCAGTGACACACAAACATAAACACCTAATACGAGACACACTTGAATGTAACCTCATGTATCGGCGTCATATCAGTCAGACACATTGAGACAGACATTAGATACGCGTTCAACTTGAAGTGTGTGTACAACATTATTCGAGGAAACCTTATGAGTCTTTGAAATTTGTGCAGAAATATAGACTCTATCTGAAAAAAATTAGTTGCGAGGAAAACCAACAAGCTAATATGGCAGCAGCCTTAGGAGGTTCTGCAGATACATCCTATTTCAGAATGAATTCTCTCAATGGAGTTGGAGGACATTTGCCAACAATGAACGGCGGCTCTACGCAGTTTCACAACAATCCTTTCAGACCCTTTCAATCTAATGGTATGAGTAACAACAGACTGAACACACCTGCTAATGTCAATAGTCACGGATCATACCAACCGGCCATAACTCGCGCCAATCCAAACGATATTCAAAGAACTCCAATTCCTCCTGTAGGGCTTGATCAATTGCAACACAATAGAGGTATTAACATTAGTCCTATTAACAACATAACCATTAAATTTCCAGATTATAGACCAAAAGTACCTTCTTCGGTTTTGGATATCTCAAACAATCCAATGATGATGGAATCAAACTCTTTTTCTTTCCCTTCACTTGAGAAAAGAAGATTCAATGATGTTTGGTCAAGCAATATGCAATTACCTGGAGTTACTAGTAATGCGCCATTTCAAGGTTGGGATAATAACCATAATAACAATAATCATGAAGGAAATTACCATTCTAATCATGTGATTGGTTCTTCTGTGATTCCTGCTGTTGAACAAGAAGAAAACTTGGACTACAATTATTGTGATTCCTTACATATGAGAGATAATCGCATCCCGGATTTACCTGAAGGGTCGTCGATGAGAGAACATCAAGTATATATGATGAACCAGCTGAAGTCACAAAACAATGGAATCTCTAAGAATATTGGTTCACTCGAAGACGTCGTCAATGACATGGTTAAACAGGTaatgaaatttatgcaatgtcataAAGTTCTTATCTGAGTTTTTCTCTATTGCTTACTGATAACTAATTTTTTCTGATGCAGAAACAATTATATGCCAAGTTCTCTGGTGGGACATCAATGTGACAACAAGATTGTTGATGAATTTTTTAGAGTGCCAGCAAgatttttaatttccagcaagagttgtttttttccttcaaaatctGTGAAAACATGTTGTTGTTCACTTGCTTAATAGCAGTTTTTGGAGTTGAtacatttttcttgttttgtgcagacatgtttttttgttttgttttcttgctgCAAATGACAATAAATATTGGCCTATGAACATCATTTGTTTATTGTTTTGTTTTAGCTTGTGGTCCTTCAAATGATTCAAGGTAGTCTATCAATTATGTCTTTCATGGTTTGCATGTTCCAATTCTTCTATTGACATCACAATGAAAGCAAGAACATAAACATAACTGGTCATGCTGCTCTACTATAATGGTTTTATAAAAAAGATGTAGaaaacaattatttaaataaatatataatataatgagAAAAGATTATTTTTCATTGATCAATATAGGAGCTATATATACACCAGGTAGTTGTTACTTGTTAAGTAAGTAACTACTTCACTTAACAAAATGTGGTAGCATCTACCTTGTATTCCTTCTTTTCATCTGAGTCCACTAGTTTTAGATTGGTGTCAGCTGGTATGAAAACAATATTTCACTCCAACATGTTGAATTTTGCCAATATTTCACTTGCATATTTTGCTTGATGCAAGACCATTCCTCCTGAGGTTGATAAGAATTCCATGCCAAGAAAATAGGTTAGCTTGCCTCGATCATTCATATCAAAAACGTGTTTTACCTTGTGATTTATATCGATCTAGACATCAAGAACAGAATTTAAAACTAATTCTTATGAGTCAAATATGTCATTGACTCGCATCCGTTAAACCCACACAAGAATTCAATTAGAGAATGAAAGCGGAAGCGTACCTGAGTTGGCATTTGAAATTGTTGAAAATTTGCGGGTATGTGATCTTTTGATTTGTATCGTTCTTAGGGTTTCTTAAATCTCTTCTGATGGGGATGAAGAGAGAATTCTAATAAACCGTGTATTTCGATCGCTTTACAAATAGGGACCGTAACCCATATAAATAACCTTAAGATTTTTTTCTTAGTTTTCAATATTCTAATTTGACCCCTCGTCAAATTAGATATTGACTTATGGTATCTACACAATAATTTTACCtttcataaaatatatgcttttatcCACAAACCTAATATTAATTAGACTAATATAGTCTTGGCAAATTAAATATGTCTCTAACACATGTAATATTACATTAGTGATCCAAAAATTCTAACATCTTAAATCATTTGTTGCTTTTACTATTGAGTTAGGAAAGtttgagatttgtttgttttgatttttatttatattaaagaacaaaaatatttatGTTGAATTCCTAAATTGTTTTTGGTATGTCATCTCCCACTTTGTATGCTTGATGATTGAGATTGAATCATATATGAATTTTCTCACCGTATTGGTTATGTATACCCTTTATTTTCCTTTTGATCTGTTTTTCCCACATTCGTTTTCCTCTTTCTTTGttgtgattttgttttgtttgatctaGTTTGgttttattcatttttgtttgaatttgttCGGTTAATTTGATTTGGTTCAGTTTAGAATgattatgttttattttgtttgatttgttttggtttgattttattctATTAGTTTGATTTTGTTCTTCTGATTGGTTAATTTCATCTCTATTGGCTCTTCTGTTTAATTACTCATTTccatatttaatcaattatttgGTTTCATATTTCTATAGGTTATTCTGTTTAGTTGTTTCTCTATATGTGTCTTTATGTTTGGTCACTCCTCTTTGGATGCTTCTTatctttggtttggtttgatccCTCTCTTTGAATGCTCCTTTTCTCTTTATTGGTTTCTTTCCCCTGCTTCTTCAGTTTCTTATCCTTCCTTTCTTTGGTTGTTGTTTCTTGCTATGAGGGTTCTTCTCATTGGTTGCTCTTTCTGTTGGTTATGCTATTAGTTGGTTTGATCTCTTATTCTCAGAGTTAATTCGCAACAAACTTTAACTTGAAAGGAATTGTTAGAGTTTaagatttattttgttaattattgaGTTTTTTTGTTAGTTAAATTCTCAATGATTTATGTTAATGCATTATAAGTAAGAGGGGAAatgttataaaatatataatgagTCTTTTGTTATAGTTGGCCTAAGACTAATTtactttatttatgttttattatatgttttctttgtatttcttattttcataagttATGTTATTTACATTATTAAAACCATAATATCCTCGTATTTTTTCTAATTTGTTATCTCTAATGTTAATCGTTATTAAGTGAGTCAAAGGCTCTGATAAACGACATAAACACAGAGGAGGCTCTATTAAAATTTCGTCCGAAAATCATACTTATAcgcttttgaaaaatattttattaaatatttttataagtgtTCCTAGAACTTTATGCAAATTTTGAAACAATAGGAATTAAATTTAGATACTCTTACTACATCCTTTAGCTCTCTTAGATACCCTGTATGCTTCCAATAAATGCTTCTCTAATTCCGTATATGTATTTTCAAAAGCATTTTTCTATATTTGCGTGAAAACGTTCCGTAAATGCATATACGGAAAACTTCTGTATGCATATCTATGGAATATTCCAAACAAAGAAAACCAAGAAATCAACATTGCAAGGGGGATAAAAACAACATTTATAGATTAAAATCGGCATTACATCGATAATTTCAAcagcaaattaaatattacatctcAATAGTTCGGTGTACTCTTGCACATCTCTAAGATTTGCTCGACCGTCTTTTCACTGTCGCTACGAACTCGAGCGGATTTTTCTCTTCAAAACCGAAATACCTTTGCCACATCGCCAAAACATCCTCTCGGTCCTTGAGCTAAATGTTGTTGTAAACGGTGTTCCTTCCGTTCTCAAATGGAGGTGAACGATACTTGCAATACAACCTTCCATTTGTCATTGTAAAGTAGCCGATAGTGAAGTTCGTCAATGATAACGTCGAGCGAGGTGTACTCGTTGAGTTTGAAGGTTTGCCTGGGTGTTCTACCGTCGGAGTAGGAGACACTTGCAACATACCAGCGGACGTTATACTCAAAttgagacatttttgtgtttgtgcgAAATACAACAttagaaaccccaaatttatagaaaatCTAAGTGAATATGGACCATCCATTTTCTGCCACAGAATATTCCATAGGTATATCCACAGAAGGAACATAGATATTTTGGTTCTGTAGGTATATCTACGAAAAATACCTGTAATTTGCAAATTTTGATCCTTccatagatacatctacggaaattTCCTTGTTAGTTTATTTAGCATAATAGAATTATAATACAGTCCAGAATTTAAAAAAGACATAAACACCAAACTAAACCTTCCATTAGAATTTATCATTgagaaaaaattattatattgcaATGCTAAAGAGTGCATACATTACACTTTGAAACTACAAAACACATCAAAAGAACTATCgccggctaaatctattggtggttccaattttgacttttccttATTCGCTTCCTTC from Vicia villosa cultivar HV-30 ecotype Madison, WI linkage group LG4, Vvil1.0, whole genome shotgun sequence encodes the following:
- the LOC131600487 gene encoding two-component response regulator ARR12-like isoform X1, with the translated sequence MQKMTLVGDEHKKNEKFPIGMRVLAVDDDRTCLMILKKLLLKCQYHVTTAENAIDALNLLRENKKNFDLVISNVHMPDMDGFKLLELIGLEMDLPVIMFSANDDPKMVMKGITHGACDYLLKPVRLKEVQIIWQHVIRKKKSKRSNSDSVNGVDSAVTGSSDKNVRPPRKRKDKKEEEEEEEENEDDDDDDEDPSAQKKARVVWDAELHRMFVSAVNQLGIDKAVPKKILDLMNVEKLTRENVASHLQKYRLYLKKISCEENQQANMAAALGGSADTSYFRMNSLNGVGGHLPTMNGGSTQFHNNPFRPFQSNGMSNNRLNTPANVNSHGSYQPAITRANPNDIQRTPIPPVGLDQLQHNRGINISPINNITIKFPDYRPKVPSSVLDISNNPMMMESNSFSFPSLEKRRFNDVWSSNMQLPGVTSNAPFQGWDNNHNNNNHEGNYHSNHVIGSSVIPAVEQEENLDYNYCDSLHMRDNRIPDLPEGSSMREHQVYMMNQLKSQNNGISKNIGSLEDVVNDMVKQKQLYAKFSGGTSM
- the LOC131600487 gene encoding two-component response regulator ARR12-like isoform X2, which encodes MKMTLVGDEHKKNEKFPIGMRVLAVDDDRTCLMILKKLLLKCQYHVTTAENAIDALNLLRENKKNFDLVISNVHMPDMDGFKLLELIGLEMDLPVIMFSANDDPKMVMKGITHGACDYLLKPVRLKEVQIIWQHVIRKKKSKRSNSDSVNGVDSAVTGSSDKNVRPPRKRKDKKEEEEEEEENEDDDDDDEDPSAQKKARVVWDAELHRMFVSAVNQLGIDKAVPKKILDLMNVEKLTRENVASHLQKYRLYLKKISCEENQQANMAAALGGSADTSYFRMNSLNGVGGHLPTMNGGSTQFHNNPFRPFQSNGMSNNRLNTPANVNSHGSYQPAITRANPNDIQRTPIPPVGLDQLQHNRGINISPINNITIKFPDYRPKVPSSVLDISNNPMMMESNSFSFPSLEKRRFNDVWSSNMQLPGVTSNAPFQGWDNNHNNNNHEGNYHSNHVIGSSVIPAVEQEENLDYNYCDSLHMRDNRIPDLPEGSSMREHQVYMMNQLKSQNNGISKNIGSLEDVVNDMVKQKQLYAKFSGGTSM